From the genome of Bacteroidota bacterium, one region includes:
- the atpC gene encoding ATP synthase F1 subunit epsilon, with protein MNLEIITPDKKIFKGSVKLIKVPGSKGSFEILPKHAPIVSTLEKSEIKVVIPNGEELFFNINGGVIESKQDNVIILAEK; from the coding sequence ATGAATTTAGAGATAATAACTCCGGACAAAAAAATATTTAAAGGCTCTGTTAAATTAATAAAAGTGCCCGGAAGCAAAGGCTCATTCGAAATACTACCGAAACACGCTCCAATTGTATCTACTCTCGAAAAAAGCGAAATTAAAGTAGTAATTCCAAATGGCGAGGAACTATTTTTTAATATTAATGGAGGAGTAATTGAATCTAAACAGGACAATGTAATTATTTTGGCTGAAAAATAA
- a CDS encoding U32 family peptidase, whose product MKPKIKDIEIMAPVGSFESLSAAIQAGANSVYFGIEQLNMRAKSSNNFTIEDLKTIVKICRENNLKSYLTVNTIIYDKEISLMKKIVDAAKECDVSAIIASDQSVIHYAFSKAVEVHISTQLNISNIETVKFYSMFADVMVLARELNLSQVLEITEAIQNEQIKGPSGKLIEIEIFIHGALCMAVSGKCYLSLHEQNYSANRGNCLQTCRKAYLVSEKESGYELEVDNEYIMSPKDLSTISFIDRILDAGVTVLKIEGRARPPEYVKKVVECYREAIESYFDATLSKEKIKNWEEKLSSVFNRGFWDGYYLGRKMGEWSKLYGSRATKKKMYLAKGTNYFSNIKVAEFLLEAGSLQIGDEVLIIGPTTGVIETTIKEIRVDEKPVEIAKKGESFSIQLDEIVRRSDKLYKLIEAKKIL is encoded by the coding sequence ATGAAACCAAAAATCAAAGACATAGAAATTATGGCACCTGTAGGCTCATTTGAGTCTTTGAGTGCAGCTATTCAGGCAGGAGCAAATTCCGTTTATTTTGGAATAGAACAATTAAATATGCGAGCCAAATCCTCGAATAATTTCACTATTGAGGATTTAAAAACTATTGTAAAAATTTGCCGAGAGAATAATTTGAAATCCTATTTGACAGTCAATACAATTATTTATGACAAAGAAATAAGTTTGATGAAAAAAATTGTTGATGCTGCCAAGGAATGCGACGTTTCGGCAATTATTGCTTCAGACCAATCGGTTATTCATTATGCTTTTTCGAAAGCTGTTGAAGTTCATATTTCAACACAACTGAATATCAGTAATATAGAGACTGTAAAGTTCTATTCTATGTTTGCCGATGTTATGGTTTTAGCGAGAGAGTTGAATCTTTCTCAGGTTTTGGAAATTACTGAAGCAATACAAAATGAACAAATAAAAGGACCTTCAGGCAAACTAATAGAAATTGAAATATTCATACACGGGGCTTTATGTATGGCCGTTTCCGGCAAATGCTATCTGAGCCTGCATGAGCAAAACTATTCCGCAAATAGAGGCAATTGTTTGCAAACTTGCCGAAAAGCTTATTTAGTCAGCGAAAAAGAGTCGGGCTACGAATTAGAAGTTGATAATGAATATATTATGTCTCCAAAAGATTTGTCAACTATTAGTTTCATCGACAGAATTTTAGATGCCGGTGTTACAGTTTTGAAGATTGAAGGCAGAGCACGACCGCCGGAGTATGTAAAAAAAGTAGTAGAATGTTATCGTGAAGCTATAGAATCATATTTCGATGCTACTTTATCAAAAGAAAAAATTAAAAATTGGGAAGAGAAATTGTCCTCAGTTTTTAATCGTGGTTTTTGGGATGGCTATTATCTTGGGCGAAAAATGGGTGAATGGAGCAAGCTCTACGGATCGCGTGCTACAAAGAAAAAAATGTATCTTGCAAAAGGGACAAATTATTTTTCTAATATTAAAGTCGCTGAGTTCCTTCTCGAAGCAGGAAGTTTACAAATTGGCGATGAAGTTCTAATAATTGGGCCAACCACGGGTGTGATAGAAACTACAATTAAAGAAATCAGGGTAGATGAAAAGCCTGTTGAAATTGCAAAAAAGGGAGAGAGTTTTTCTATTCAGCTTGATGAAATTGTTCGCCGTTCTGATAAACTTTATAAGTTGATTGAAGCAAAGAAAATACTTTAA
- a CDS encoding glycosyltransferase family 9 protein: MVKFLIIRFSSIGDIVLTTPVVRAIKNQVEGAEIHYFVKPQFKDVLAANPYIDEIVCLEKNLTEQLKSMKFKHYDYIIDLHKNIRSYSVKNTLKTIAFSFDKLNFEKWLIVNFKIDKLAETHIVDRYIESLKVFDIKNDNKGLDYFIPEKDNVNLSSLPNEFQKNYIAFAIGANHSTKRLPTEKIIEIIKKIGKPIILLGGPSEFDTAEIILAESGKIVYNGCNEFNINQSASIVQQAKLVITHDTGIMHIAAAFRKTIISVWGNTIPKFGMYPYFPDDKSEIIEVENLKCRPCSKIGFSRCPKKHFKCMNEIDVDRIVELTAGNY; the protein is encoded by the coding sequence ATGGTGAAATTTCTAATAATAAGGTTTAGCTCAATTGGCGATATAGTTTTGACAACACCTGTAGTCAGAGCAATAAAAAATCAGGTTGAAGGAGCTGAAATTCATTATTTTGTAAAGCCTCAATTCAAAGATGTTTTAGCTGCAAATCCCTACATCGATGAAATAGTTTGTCTCGAAAAAAACCTGACAGAGCAGCTAAAGTCGATGAAATTCAAGCATTATGATTATATCATTGATTTACATAAAAATATCCGCTCGTATTCTGTAAAAAATACATTAAAAACAATTGCATTTTCATTCGACAAGTTAAATTTTGAAAAGTGGCTAATAGTAAATTTCAAAATCGATAAACTTGCTGAAACACATATTGTTGATCGCTATATTGAGTCGCTGAAAGTATTTGACATAAAAAATGATAACAAAGGATTAGATTATTTTATCCCAGAAAAAGACAATGTAAATTTAAGCTCCTTACCCAATGAATTTCAAAAAAATTATATAGCCTTTGCAATTGGAGCAAATCATTCGACAAAACGCCTGCCCACTGAAAAAATAATTGAAATCATTAAGAAAATTGGCAAACCCATAATTCTTCTTGGTGGCCCTTCAGAATTTGATACTGCTGAAATTATTTTGGCCGAAAGCGGGAAAATAGTTTACAATGGCTGCAACGAATTCAATATAAACCAGTCAGCATCAATTGTTCAGCAAGCAAAATTGGTTATAACTCACGACACAGGAATTATGCATATTGCAGCGGCTTTTCGGAAAACCATAATTTCTGTTTGGGGAAATACCATTCCAAAATTTGGCATGTATCCCTATTTTCCTGACGATAAATCAGAAATAATTGAAGTAGAAAATTTGAAATGTCGCCCCTGTTCTAAAATTGGCTTTTCTCGTTGTCCGAAAAAACATTTTAAATGTATGAATGAAATTGACGTAGATAGAATTGTTGAATTAACGGCTGGCAACTATTAG